A genome region from Ligilactobacillus cholophilus includes the following:
- a CDS encoding histidine phosphatase family protein translates to MAVVHFYLVRHGQTKLNRQVRLQGITDSPLTKKGIRMARRLGYELRKIKFRAVFTSDLKRTQDTAKYILEENLQRIPPIYRDPDLRELSFGRFEEAHNFEVIPQALRTLGIRKIIRAFLNEEHVGELIKIFRTMDGTEKIEDSAHLYSRFSRALKLIGNEYQDEECNILIVTHGLILSNFIESLCGDVPVFLLDNSRASLVDYQDGKFKIRYINQLEDLNEKTRN, encoded by the coding sequence ATGGCTGTAGTTCATTTTTATCTCGTTAGGCATGGACAAACAAAATTAAATCGTCAAGTTCGTTTGCAAGGAATTACAGATTCTCCTTTGACTAAAAAAGGAATTAGAATGGCAAGAAGATTGGGATATGAGCTTAGAAAGATAAAGTTTCGTGCGGTTTTTACAAGCGATTTGAAGCGAACGCAAGATACTGCTAAATATATTTTAGAGGAGAACCTGCAAAGAATTCCTCCAATTTATCGTGATCCTGATTTGAGGGAATTAAGTTTTGGTAGATTTGAAGAAGCACATAATTTTGAAGTGATTCCACAGGCATTGCGTACTTTAGGGATCAGAAAAATAATTCGTGCATTTTTAAATGAAGAACATGTAGGTGAATTGATTAAAATTTTTCGTACAATGGATGGGACAGAGAAAATCGAAGACTCCGCTCATTTATATTCACGCTTTAGTCGGGCATTAAAATTAATTGGTAATGAATATCAAGATGAAGAATGTAATATTTTGATTGTAACTCATGGATTGATATTATCGAATTTTATCGAAAGTTTATGTGGTGATGTGCCAGTATTTTTATTAGATAATTCACGAGCAAGTTTAGTAGATTATCAAGATGGAAAGTTTAAGATTCGGTATATAAATCAATTGGAGGATTTAAATGAGAAAACAAGAAATTAA
- a CDS encoding bifunctional DNA primase/polymerase, translating into MNTKQKALQLAKNKFKVFQLSHNSKIPLKNSHGYKDATNDIDLIKQTYHKQNNLGLALSQNKLVLIDIDISNQNQLKEVLIELKKRNYNLPQTYTERTQSGGTHLIYKTNKSLTPTNKTLFNLGNHLGAEIRTDGVIISPSCVAEYIYKPINNISLQDATKAPRWIYNELQQHPNTDFHYKIRVPTNKYYTGKKLDEIAKGTGQGNRNNWLTGVIGWLFGTGADPETVYQFAHAINDTFISPPLKNKEVNTIFKSILRRMTA; encoded by the coding sequence ATGAACACAAAACAAAAAGCGTTACAGCTTGCTAAAAACAAATTTAAAGTATTTCAGTTATCGCATAACAGCAAAATACCTCTTAAAAATTCTCATGGCTATAAAGATGCTACTAATGATATTGATTTAATTAAACAAACTTATCATAAACAAAATAATCTAGGACTAGCATTATCGCAAAATAAATTAGTGCTTATTGATATTGATATAAGTAATCAAAATCAATTAAAGGAAGTTTTAATTGAACTTAAAAAAAGAAATTACAACTTACCTCAAACATATACCGAGAGAACCCAAAGCGGTGGAACTCATCTAATTTATAAAACTAATAAATCACTAACGCCAACTAATAAAACATTATTCAATTTAGGTAATCATCTTGGCGCAGAAATACGAACAGACGGCGTTATTATTTCGCCCTCTTGCGTTGCTGAATACATTTATAAACCGATTAATAATATTAGTCTACAAGATGCAACTAAAGCGCCACGTTGGATATATAACGAATTACAACAGCATCCAAACACTGATTTTCATTACAAAATAAGAGTACCAACTAATAAATATTACACTGGTAAAAAATTAGATGAGATAGCAAAAGGAACAGGACAAGGAAACCGCAATAACTGGCTTACTGGCGTTATTGGTTGGCTTTTTGGAACTGGTGCAGACCCTGAAACAGTTTACCAGTTTGCGCATGCTATCAATGATACCTTTATTAGTCCACCATTGAAAAATAAAGAAGTAAATACAATATTCAAAAGCATATTAAGGAGGATGACCGCGTAA
- the manA gene encoding mannose-6-phosphate isomerase, class I, whose protein sequence is MNEPIFLKPFFQEKIWGGKRLKDEFDYDIPSNHTGECWAISAHPHGLSIVENGPFKGKSLEYVWKNHREEFGNAKGDVFPLLVKILDAKDDLSVQVHPDDAYAEKHEHELGKNECWYVIKADKGAQIYYGHNAKSRSELKEMIYNHEWNKLFRKKTVHEGDFIYVPSGTVHALGKGLMVLETQQSSDTTYRIYDFDRIDPHTKQKRKLHLKQSVECISVPQKDWQIKPENYHIGDVLVTRFISNKFFSVYKWVVDGGSGVFKQQAPYMLVSVLDGSGSIKIADQEYLIKKGMHFILPFSVKSWKIQGNLQIIASEPGKSIC, encoded by the coding sequence ATGAATGAACCAATCTTCTTGAAACCATTTTTCCAAGAAAAAATTTGGGGTGGAAAAAGGTTAAAAGATGAATTTGATTACGATATTCCAAGTAATCATACGGGGGAATGTTGGGCAATTTCTGCTCATCCACATGGATTATCAATTGTGGAAAATGGACCATTTAAAGGCAAGAGTTTGGAATATGTGTGGAAAAATCATCGAGAGGAATTTGGAAATGCCAAAGGGGATGTATTTCCATTACTTGTAAAAATTTTAGATGCAAAGGATGATTTATCTGTACAAGTTCACCCTGATGATGCATATGCCGAAAAACATGAACATGAGTTGGGGAAAAATGAATGTTGGTATGTAATTAAAGCAGATAAGGGAGCTCAAATTTATTATGGGCACAATGCTAAATCGCGAAGTGAGTTAAAGGAAATGATTTATAATCATGAATGGAATAAATTATTTCGAAAAAAGACTGTACATGAAGGCGATTTTATTTATGTGCCAAGTGGCACAGTACATGCTCTTGGTAAGGGATTAATGGTATTAGAAACACAACAAAGTTCAGATACTACATATCGCATTTATGATTTTGATCGAATTGATCCACATACAAAACAAAAACGAAAATTACATTTAAAACAATCAGTGGAATGTATAAGTGTGCCACAAAAAGATTGGCAAATAAAACCAGAAAATTACCATATTGGTGATGTTTTAGTTACTCGTTTTATTTCAAATAAATTTTTTTCTGTATATAAGTGGGTAGTTGATGGAGGAAGTGGAGTATTTAAACAACAAGCTCCATATATGTTGGTTTCTGTTTTAGATGGAAGTGGATCAATAAAAATTGCTGACCAAGAATATTTAATAAAAAAGGGAATGCACTTTATATTACCATTTTCAGTTAAAAGTTGGAAAATTCAAGGAAATTTACAAATAATTGCTTCAGAACCTGGGAAAAGCATTTGCTAA
- a CDS encoding LysR family transcriptional regulator, with protein sequence MHKVLLVMHDVKFEDYYRMNKIEFEIMPEVGQYIYNTDGLVYEVEAITQFAGYVSEKGAVAVIVVHPVAKDEPVSNLYNLNIEEDLDD encoded by the coding sequence ATGCATAAAGTTTTGCTTGTCATGCATGATGTTAAATTTGAAGATTATTATCGAATGAATAAAATTGAATTTGAAATTATGCCTGAAGTTGGTCAGTATATTTATAATACTGACGGTCTAGTATATGAAGTTGAAGCAATTACTCAATTTGCAGGATATGTTTCTGAAAAAGGAGCAGTTGCAGTAATTGTTGTACATCCAGTAGCAAAAGACGAGCCAGTAAGTAATTTGTATAATTTAAATATTGAGGAAGACTTAGACGATTAA
- a CDS encoding helix-turn-helix domain-containing protein — protein sequence MKKYKNRIRELREEKGISQKKLAEAIGKSFQTVSFYENGKREPKLETWKKIADFFNVPISYLQGYLGYSASEIKDDVYGLMITNDDEMHDYIHIKSLRTYFLNDRNKIYQLKNTSLEDILKNIERNGEIDFQKRDLVLDDLLSDIFPFDFFINLGLNFSDNITNKYGNLIDDNKLVPYLLDKMDKYLKQEPRKYSHNDVPKKVDLDDDVIFTYEGREIPKEDLELIKRFMRGKD from the coding sequence ATGAAAAAGTACAAAAATAGAATACGAGAATTAAGAGAAGAAAAAGGTATTTCACAGAAAAAATTAGCGGAGGCGATTGGTAAATCTTTTCAAACTGTATCATTTTATGAAAATGGTAAAAGGGAACCTAAACTAGAGACATGGAAAAAAATAGCTGATTTTTTTAATGTACCAATTTCGTATTTGCAGGGGTATTTGGGATATAGTGCCAGTGAAATAAAGGACGATGTATATGGACTGATGATTACTAATGATGATGAAATGCACGATTATATCCATATAAAAAGTTTAAGAACGTATTTTTTAAACGATAGAAATAAGATATATCAATTAAAAAACACTAGTTTAGAGGATATATTGAAAAATATTGAGCGGAACGGTGAAATAGATTTCCAAAAAAGAGATTTGGTATTAGATGACTTGTTAAGTGATATTTTTCCATTTGATTTTTTTATAAATCTTGGTTTAAATTTTTCCGACAATATCACTAATAAGTATGGAAATCTAATAGACGATAATAAATTAGTCCCATACTTATTAGATAAAATGGATAAATATTTGAAACAAGAACCTAGAAAATACTCACATAATGACGTACCTAAAAAAGTAGACTTAGATGATGATGTTATTTTTACGTACGAAGGTCGAGAAATACCCAAGGAAGACCTTGAGTTGATTAAAAGATTTATGAGAGGAAAAGACTAA
- a CDS encoding helix-turn-helix domain-containing protein produces MKLTNSQILALKRKRGELNISVLEMSKQTGVSRWTLDKIFKGEKTNVYKSTFDKLNSWLISQLDVLKEQ; encoded by the coding sequence ATGAAATTAACAAATTCTCAAATTTTAGCTCTTAAACGAAAACGCGGGGAGTTAAATATATCTGTGTTAGAAATGTCAAAACAAACCGGCGTAAGCCGTTGGACACTAGACAAAATTTTTAAAGGCGAAAAAACAAACGTTTATAAATCAACCTTTGATAAATTAAATAGCTGGCTTATATCTCAATTAGACGTACTCAAAGAGCAGTAA
- a CDS encoding helix-turn-helix domain-containing protein — MFQVVLDEQQRKELSNDIYNTVKNAISKAKQEEQHAKPYLNKKEMAKWLGVSTDTIYKFIRNGLPVANIDGMQLIGKETIINFLKEHEELI, encoded by the coding sequence ATGTTTCAAGTTGTGTTAGATGAACAGCAACGCAAGGAATTAAGCAACGATATTTATAACACTGTTAAAAATGCAATTAGTAAAGCAAAACAAGAAGAACAACACGCTAAGCCCTATTTAAATAAAAAAGAAATGGCTAAATGGTTAGGCGTTTCAACTGATACTATTTATAAATTTATTAGAAATGGTTTACCAGTTGCAAATATAGACGGGATGCAACTAATCGGAAAAGAAACCATCATTAATTTTTTAAAAGAACATGAAGAACTTATTTAA
- a CDS encoding Rha family transcriptional regulator, with product MKELVFKTTALSTAEPYTTSEVIAEYSENEHKSIRKLIETHKTTLERLGVLTFEIAKPPKNSKGGRPRKIYHLNEQQATFLITLLKNTPNVVAFKFELTRQFYATRNELKKRHSLRLEDKSKRKTLTDAVKEWNLKENYPHPYSMFTNLLCKVTTGKSCKQFKASCKADKKTPITELMNVNQLEKYQGLENKIIALLSLNMDYQQIKAYLNGGTLQVTI from the coding sequence ATGAAAGAATTAGTATTCAAAACCACGGCATTAAGTACCGCTGAACCTTATACAACAAGTGAGGTTATTGCGGAATATAGCGAGAATGAGCATAAAAGCATTAGAAAACTAATCGAAACACATAAAACAACGCTTGAACGTTTAGGAGTTTTGACATTTGAAATCGCTAAACCTCCTAAAAATTCAAAAGGTGGTAGACCTAGAAAGATTTATCACTTAAACGAACAACAAGCCACCTTTTTAATTACATTGCTAAAAAATACGCCTAATGTAGTAGCATTCAAATTTGAACTCACACGGCAATTTTATGCAACACGTAACGAATTAAAGAAAAGACATTCTTTAAGGCTTGAAGATAAAAGCAAACGTAAAACATTAACGGATGCAGTTAAAGAATGGAATTTAAAAGAAAATTACCCACATCCGTATTCAATGTTTACAAATTTGCTTTGTAAAGTTACAACTGGTAAATCATGCAAACAATTTAAAGCATCATGCAAAGCAGATAAAAAGACCCCTATTACTGAACTAATGAACGTTAACCAATTAGAAAAGTATCAAGGGTTAGAAAATAAAATTATTGCTTTGCTATCGCTTAATATGGACTACCAACAAATCAAAGCATATTTAAATGGTGGAACGCTACAAGTAACAATTTAA
- a CDS encoding tyrosine-type recombinase/integrase — MVKIVKYENSKHETRYKFRLYAGVDEKTGKKRYVKRSNFLSEQDAQKELSKISYQVSTGEFFKQDSNIRFNELLELWFDLYKGTVKPSTFATTKRILNMHVLPLFKDYYVKKITLVDCQKAVNKWFKEYPKQLNRYVFYTTRILDYAVKLEIINKNPFKNVTKPKIKRDASTFTNFYSKAELNQFLHCCKNNGNFKIYTFFRLLAYSGMRKGEALALTWKDINFNKNMITINKTVTMVENNKLVIQSPKTLSSKRNLYMDKETMSILKEWKVKQSHIFYMNGKNILDDRLIFSNKKGSILHPTRPNNWMHQLSKKYGLKYISCHGFRHTHASILFQAGATIKEVQNRLGHADAKTTLNVYTHVTQKEQSETVIKFANYLN; from the coding sequence ATGGTAAAAATTGTTAAGTACGAAAATTCAAAACATGAAACACGTTACAAATTTCGTTTGTATGCGGGTGTAGATGAAAAGACAGGCAAAAAGCGTTACGTTAAGCGTTCTAATTTTTTAAGCGAACAAGATGCACAAAAAGAGCTTTCAAAAATTTCATATCAAGTAAGCACAGGCGAATTTTTTAAACAGGATAGTAATATTAGATTTAATGAGTTATTAGAATTGTGGTTTGATTTATATAAAGGAACTGTTAAGCCCTCAACCTTTGCAACCACTAAACGTATTTTAAATATGCATGTATTACCACTTTTTAAAGATTACTATGTTAAAAAAATAACGCTTGTTGATTGTCAAAAGGCTGTTAATAAGTGGTTTAAAGAATATCCTAAGCAATTAAACAGATATGTATTTTATACAACTAGAATACTTGATTATGCTGTTAAATTAGAAATTATCAATAAAAACCCTTTTAAGAACGTTACTAAACCAAAAATAAAAAGGGATGCATCCACTTTCACAAATTTTTATTCAAAAGCAGAATTAAACCAGTTTTTACACTGTTGTAAGAATAATGGTAATTTTAAAATTTACACTTTCTTTCGTTTGCTAGCATATAGCGGAATGCGAAAAGGCGAGGCTTTGGCACTTACTTGGAAAGATATTAATTTTAATAAAAACATGATTACAATTAATAAAACTGTAACTATGGTTGAAAATAATAAGTTAGTTATTCAATCGCCTAAAACATTATCAAGCAAACGTAATTTATATATGGATAAAGAAACCATGAGCATTTTAAAAGAATGGAAAGTTAAACAGTCGCATATTTTTTATATGAATGGAAAAAATATTCTTGATGACCGCTTAATATTTTCAAATAAAAAAGGGTCAATCTTGCATCCAACACGACCAAATAACTGGATGCATCAATTAAGTAAGAAATATGGTTTGAAATATATTTCTTGTCATGGCTTTAGGCATACTCATGCAAGTATATTATTCCAAGCAGGAGCAACCATAAAAGAGGTTCAAAACAGGTTAGGACATGCGGATGCAAAAACTACATTAAATGTATATACTCACGTTACACAAAAAGAGCAAAGCGAAACAGTAATTAAATTTGCTAATTATTTAAATTAG
- a CDS encoding serine hydrolase domain-containing protein gives MRKQEIKKELKQLVSDKVVPGISYAIIDKNNVETHVFGKSQIIPIKKELRYGMLYDVASLTKVVGTTTLILNLVEKGRLSLNDKVADFIPLFDDQRVTVRHLLTHTSAISGYIPHRDELNRKELLDALDSLKVGDWFDKKVVYTDVGLIMLGQMIESFYHEPVQKTITEKILEPLNLKESTFNPQKQFSVPTEITDKRGLIQGEVHDPKAFVLKEHCASAGLFMTLNDLIKFANWILSDEHENDILTNQTINSLFKDWTTNHLQRSLGWDLRFSPDQTPWIYHTGYTGTFILLSKKYQQGLIVLTNRVHPSSNNQEFLDRRDKIVSKFVKFD, from the coding sequence ATGAGAAAACAAGAAATTAAAAAGGAACTTAAACAACTTGTATCAGATAAAGTAGTTCCTGGAATTTCATATGCAATTATAGATAAAAATAATGTTGAAACACATGTATTTGGAAAATCACAAATTATTCCGATAAAAAAAGAATTAAGATATGGCATGTTATATGATGTTGCTTCGCTAACGAAAGTTGTAGGGACAACTACTTTAATTTTGAATTTGGTAGAAAAAGGTAGACTATCATTAAATGATAAGGTAGCAGATTTTATTCCTTTGTTTGATGATCAACGTGTAACAGTACGTCATTTATTAACACATACATCTGCTATTTCTGGATATATTCCACATCGGGATGAACTTAATCGTAAAGAATTATTGGATGCATTAGATTCATTAAAAGTAGGGGACTGGTTCGATAAAAAAGTCGTCTATACGGATGTTGGATTAATAATGTTAGGACAAATGATTGAATCATTTTATCATGAACCTGTGCAAAAAACTATAACAGAAAAGATATTGGAACCATTAAATTTAAAAGAAAGCACATTTAATCCACAAAAGCAGTTTTCTGTCCCTACTGAGATTACTGATAAACGAGGATTAATTCAAGGAGAGGTGCATGATCCTAAAGCTTTTGTTTTGAAGGAACATTGTGCATCTGCAGGATTATTTATGACATTGAATGATTTAATTAAATTTGCAAATTGGATTTTAAGTGATGAACACGAAAATGATATTTTGACTAATCAAACGATTAATAGTTTATTTAAAGATTGGACAACAAATCATTTACAACGTTCACTAGGATGGGATTTGCGTTTTAGTCCTGATCAAACACCATGGATTTATCATACAGGATATACTGGAACATTTATTTTATTGAGCAAAAAGTATCAACAAGGACTAATTGTTTTAACAAATCGAGTTCATCCATCGTCTAATAATCAAGAGTTCTTAGATCGAAGAGATAAAATAGTAAGTAAATTCGTAAAATTCGATTAA